The Chitinophagales bacterium genome has a segment encoding these proteins:
- a CDS encoding SDR family oxidoreductase, translated as MDFDLTGKGALVCGSSKGIGKAIAIALAQAGANITLTARNEETLLAVIKELDTSQNQQHDFIIADFSQPEELKEIIYHQLKDTTYQILINNTGGPPAGNIADASPEHFETAFKTHLICNHILASALVPGMKKSGYGRIINIISTSVKIPIRGLGVSNTIRGAVANWSKTLAGELAPYGITVNNILPGSTNTERLTEIINNKAQKTGRSIEDIEKEMRAEVPMHRFAEPSEIAAAAAFLASPQAGYITGINIPVDGGRTGSL; from the coding sequence ATGGACTTTGATCTGACAGGAAAAGGGGCATTGGTTTGCGGAAGCAGTAAGGGAATTGGAAAAGCGATTGCTATTGCCCTTGCTCAGGCCGGCGCGAACATTACATTAACCGCACGTAATGAAGAGACCTTGCTTGCGGTTATCAAGGAGCTCGATACAAGCCAAAACCAGCAGCATGATTTTATTATTGCTGATTTTTCTCAACCTGAAGAACTAAAAGAAATTATTTATCACCAGCTGAAAGACACCACCTATCAGATTCTTATAAATAATACAGGAGGCCCGCCCGCCGGCAATATCGCCGACGCAAGCCCTGAGCACTTTGAAACTGCATTTAAGACTCACCTGATCTGCAATCATATCCTTGCAAGTGCATTGGTGCCGGGAATGAAAAAATCCGGTTATGGAAGAATAATAAATATTATTTCCACTTCTGTAAAAATTCCAATCCGCGGCTTAGGTGTTTCCAATACCATACGGGGCGCCGTTGCAAATTGGTCAAAGACTTTAGCCGGAGAATTAGCGCCTTATGGTATTACAGTTAACAATATTTTACCGGGATCAACGAATACCGAACGACTGACAGAAATAATTAATAATAAAGCGCAAAAGACCGGTCGCAGCATAGAAGATATTGAAAAAGAAATGAGAGCTGAGGTTCCCATGCACCGGTTTGCAGAACCTTCCGAAATAGCGGCAGCAGCTGCTTTTCTTGCTTCTCCGCAGGCGGGTTATATCACGGGCATTAACATCCCTGTAGATGGCGGAAGAACCGGAAGCCTGTAG
- a CDS encoding 3-hydroxyanthranilate 3,4-dioxygenase, translated as MITRPFSFKKWIDENRHLLKPPVGNQQVYKGNNDFIVMVVGGPNSRKDYHYNETEEFYYQLEGDVVVKIVEDGKFVDIPIKEGEIFLLPPLTPHSPRRGPDTIGLVMEVYRPDAKDGFQWYCENCGNLLYEDRVNVNDIVKDLPVVMDKFYSSTDLRTCKQCGHIMEPPKQTA; from the coding sequence ATGATCACCAGGCCTTTTTCCTTTAAAAAATGGATTGATGAAAACCGGCATTTGTTAAAACCTCCTGTAGGAAATCAACAGGTGTATAAAGGCAACAACGATTTTATTGTAATGGTGGTGGGTGGCCCGAATTCACGTAAAGATTACCATTATAATGAGACCGAAGAATTCTATTATCAGCTGGAAGGTGATGTAGTTGTTAAAATTGTAGAAGACGGAAAGTTCGTTGATATTCCTATCAAAGAAGGAGAGATATTTTTGCTGCCTCCTCTTACTCCTCATTCGCCAAGACGCGGACCGGATACCATAGGATTGGTAATGGAAGTTTACCGCCCTGATGCTAAGGATGGCTTTCAATGGTACTGTGAAAATTGCGGCAACCTTTTATATGAAGACAGAGTAAATGTAAATGACATAGTAAAGGACTTGCCAGTAGTAATGGATAAATTTTATTCGTCAACTGACCTGCGTACCTGCAAGCAATGCGGCCATATAATGGAACCACCAAAGCAGACTGCCTGA
- the pbpC gene encoding penicillin-binding protein 1C, giving the protein MKFYFSQFTKKNRLTITLFTFGTAIATFFVLNILFPLNIHINYSQEITASDGTVLHAFLSADDKWRLNTELNEITPSLKKALIFKEDKYFYYHPGINPIAIIRALIENLISGKKQSGASTITMQVTRMLEPKERTYTNKFIEIFRAFQLELYYSKNEILQLYVNLIPYGSNIEGVKSAAVIFFQHTPDYLSLAQTIILTIIPNRPSSLVLGTDNDKIITERNKFLMKLEASNIFPKQDIEDALLEPLDAKRHPVPHFAPHISRRLVSSYPAQSTIHSCIDRMKQEKVENLAFNYIRRIHHMNITNCAALVINNHNHSVEAYVGSSDFFNQADNGQVDGVRAIRSPGSTLKPYLYSLAFEKGLITPKATITDVPVNFNGYMPRNFDEQFHGTVTAEFALANSLNVPAVKLLNEFGVSSFIHDLEKAGFRNFLNHEDQFGLSAILGGCGVTLEELTTLYSCFASEGLLLKPQWVKEHILSDTVRILTPGAVYMITEILTRHMRPDLPNNYESSTHLPRIAWKTGTSYGRRDAWSIGYNMDYTIGVWVGNFNGTGVPELTGADLATPLLFDIFNGIDYNAKNDWWVMPPGVDFRLVCSETGLVPNDFCINQVMDYYIQGISSMKTCNHLKEVFVSPDERISYCRNCLPQAGYKTKFFADLPATLVSFYESENIPYGRIPPHNPDCNHLLIDNPPVITSPSDGTEYVLEKNENQQLMLSCNADNEVQKVYWYINNQFYKSAAAGDKIFFTPESGSVKVSCTDDKGRNSDVNIRISLLQ; this is encoded by the coding sequence ATGAAATTTTATTTCAGTCAATTTACCAAAAAAAATAGGCTTACAATAACCTTATTTACGTTTGGAACAGCCATAGCTACCTTCTTCGTCCTCAATATTTTATTTCCACTGAATATTCACATTAATTACAGCCAGGAAATTACTGCAAGCGATGGAACCGTACTTCATGCATTTCTTAGCGCTGATGATAAATGGCGGTTAAATACAGAATTAAATGAAATTACTCCTTCGCTGAAAAAGGCGTTAATATTTAAAGAGGATAAATATTTTTATTATCATCCGGGTATTAATCCCATTGCAATTATCCGGGCCTTAATAGAAAACCTTATTTCAGGTAAGAAACAGTCCGGAGCCTCCACTATAACCATGCAGGTAACAAGAATGCTGGAGCCAAAGGAACGAACGTATACAAATAAGTTTATTGAAATCTTCCGGGCTTTTCAGCTGGAGTTATATTATAGCAAGAATGAGATTCTGCAGTTGTATGTTAACCTGATTCCCTATGGAAGTAATATCGAAGGAGTTAAATCTGCAGCAGTTATTTTTTTTCAGCACACACCGGATTATCTTTCACTGGCTCAGACCATAATCCTCACTATTATCCCGAACCGGCCCTCTTCGTTAGTATTAGGCACTGATAACGATAAAATAATCACGGAAAGGAATAAATTTCTGATGAAGCTGGAGGCCTCCAATATTTTTCCAAAACAGGATATTGAAGATGCACTTCTTGAACCTCTGGATGCAAAGCGACATCCTGTTCCACATTTCGCTCCGCATATTTCCCGTCGTCTCGTTTCATCTTACCCCGCACAATCAACCATCCATTCCTGTATTGATCGTATGAAGCAGGAAAAGGTGGAGAACCTTGCTTTTAATTACATCCGCCGGATTCATCATATGAATATTACTAATTGTGCTGCATTGGTGATTAACAACCACAATCATTCTGTTGAAGCGTACGTCGGCTCTTCAGACTTTTTTAATCAGGCTGATAATGGCCAGGTAGATGGCGTTCGTGCTATTCGCTCTCCCGGAAGTACTCTTAAACCGTATCTCTATTCACTCGCATTCGAAAAGGGATTGATCACTCCAAAGGCTACCATTACAGATGTTCCGGTAAATTTTAACGGTTATATGCCCCGGAATTTTGATGAGCAGTTTCATGGAACTGTTACCGCTGAGTTTGCACTTGCTAACTCATTAAATGTGCCGGCAGTAAAGCTGTTGAATGAGTTCGGTGTTTCCAGTTTCATTCATGATCTGGAAAAAGCAGGATTTCGTAATTTTTTAAACCATGAAGATCAATTTGGACTTTCTGCCATCCTTGGAGGCTGTGGTGTAACACTGGAAGAATTAACAACCCTTTACTCCTGTTTTGCTTCCGAAGGATTATTATTAAAGCCTCAGTGGGTAAAAGAGCACATTTTATCAGATACGGTTCGAATTCTTACCCCTGGTGCCGTCTATATGATCACTGAAATTCTTACCCGACATATGCGTCCTGACCTTCCAAACAATTATGAAAGCAGTACCCATCTTCCCCGCATAGCATGGAAAACAGGCACATCATATGGCAGACGCGATGCGTGGAGCATTGGTTATAATATGGATTATACAATTGGTGTTTGGGTCGGGAATTTTAATGGGACCGGAGTGCCTGAATTAACAGGTGCTGATTTGGCGACACCCTTACTCTTCGACATTTTTAACGGGATTGACTACAATGCAAAAAATGACTGGTGGGTAATGCCGCCGGGTGTTGACTTTCGGCTTGTCTGTTCTGAAACGGGCCTCGTTCCAAATGATTTTTGCATCAACCAGGTAATGGACTATTATATCCAGGGAATTTCAAGTATGAAAACTTGTAACCATCTCAAGGAAGTTTTTGTATCCCCTGATGAAAGAATTTCATACTGTAGAAATTGCTTGCCGCAAGCAGGTTATAAAACAAAATTCTTCGCTGATCTTCCTGCCACACTGGTTTCTTTTTATGAATCAGAAAATATTCCCTACGGCAGAATACCACCTCACAATCCTGATTGCAATCATTTACTTATTGATAATCCTCCTGTAATTACTTCACCATCCGATGGTACCGAATATGTTTTGGAAAAAAATGAAAATCAGCAACTGATGCTTTCATGCAATGCTGATAACGAAGTTCAAAAGGTTTACTGGTATATCAATAATCAATTTTATAAATCTGCAGCAGCAGGCGATAAGATTTTTTTTACACCTGAATCCGGAAGTGTAAAAGTGTCCTGCACGGATGATAAGGGAAGAAACAGTGATGTTAATATCAGGATATCGCTTCTGCAATAA
- a CDS encoding carboxypeptidase-like regulatory domain-containing protein, whose product MKKILFILFFALPHFLLAQITALKGVVVDSLTLQPLPYVTIIINGINTQGASSDSAGNFYLKSQNPITSLTCSFVGFTTKHITFKPGEKPSFFTIRMAAQESELDNVVIVAGENPANRIIRTAVNNRFENNYANLNSYTYHAYEKFTFSGIPTSEADDPLKIKLFHYLDEHHILIMESVVDRYYLAPALSKEKVEAQKVSGLQNPNFTLLTSQLQTTNFYDPFIEIATTKFVNPISPNSWDRYFFNIVDTSYSGQDTVYTLTYIPAKGKNFEALKGKIEINSDGYAIQHVVAQPADTVFTTMYAKMEQFYAKSDEVHWFPTQLTTQLWFKKFIINGLMVMMDGKTFITNPKANPPITKKDFDGVGVEIKTDAATKSNDYWTQNRMDTLTRKELNTYSKLDSLGRKNNFDRKVDFVTALSDGNYRLKNVSIQIYNVIKVNGPEGLRLGLGLETNSDLSHKFVLGGFGGYGLNDERWKYGGFLDLKLFPPKNVKLSFFYSKNYEETGGTRFFQGSYWGNNENYRNYTISSFDYVTREQVSFTSRIRKYLNMQLTAFAAHKQILSDYRFIDNTSSEPVQRDHFDFSGMQAAFRFSYKERIVQSLDRYYWINQGYPVIWFQATQGFKGFLNGDFDYTKLESKFEYTFPTRSLGLTSIALVGGWVNNPLPATDLFTGISSYEPIGLYAGNSFQTMRSNEFLDSKYVGVFLQQDFQKNIIRWGKFQPNLVLMTNIGWGTLQHPELQVNATTKSMNQGYFESGFLLNNLLAKKFFGVARLGVGAGAFYRYGPYAFSNPLSNLAVKATWNYSFK is encoded by the coding sequence TTGAAAAAAATCCTTTTTATATTATTTTTTGCATTACCGCATTTTCTTTTAGCTCAGATCACTGCTCTTAAAGGGGTAGTTGTCGACTCGTTAACCTTACAACCATTACCATATGTAACTATTATTATTAATGGAATTAATACCCAGGGAGCCAGTTCTGATTCTGCAGGAAATTTTTATTTAAAGTCTCAAAATCCCATTACTTCGCTTACCTGCAGCTTTGTTGGTTTTACCACTAAACATATCACTTTTAAGCCTGGCGAAAAACCATCTTTTTTTACCATTCGAATGGCCGCACAGGAGTCGGAGCTGGATAACGTAGTAATTGTGGCAGGGGAAAATCCTGCAAACAGAATTATCAGGACAGCGGTTAATAACCGCTTTGAAAATAATTATGCCAACCTCAATTCATATACGTATCATGCCTATGAGAAATTTACATTTTCGGGAATTCCAACATCGGAGGCAGACGACCCGCTTAAAATAAAGCTGTTTCATTACCTGGATGAGCACCATATTCTTATTATGGAATCGGTAGTAGACCGCTATTATCTTGCTCCTGCCTTATCAAAGGAAAAAGTTGAAGCGCAGAAGGTATCGGGCTTGCAGAACCCTAATTTCACGCTGCTCACCTCTCAGCTGCAAACCACCAATTTTTATGATCCTTTTATCGAGATTGCTACCACTAAATTTGTTAACCCAATCAGTCCGAATAGCTGGGACCGCTATTTCTTTAATATAGTGGATACTTCTTATTCCGGCCAAGACACCGTCTATACGCTTACCTATATTCCTGCAAAGGGGAAAAATTTTGAAGCCTTAAAAGGAAAGATTGAAATCAATAGTGACGGATATGCTATTCAGCACGTTGTAGCCCAGCCTGCCGATACGGTGTTTACAACCATGTACGCCAAAATGGAGCAGTTCTATGCTAAATCGGATGAGGTGCATTGGTTTCCTACCCAGCTAACGACGCAGCTGTGGTTTAAAAAATTCATCATTAACGGGTTGATGGTAATGATGGATGGAAAAACTTTCATAACCAATCCTAAGGCGAACCCTCCCATAACAAAAAAAGATTTTGATGGAGTAGGCGTCGAAATAAAAACGGATGCGGCGACCAAATCCAATGATTACTGGACACAAAACCGCATGGATACCCTGACACGAAAAGAGCTCAATACCTATTCCAAGCTGGATAGTCTTGGCAGGAAAAATAATTTCGACAGAAAGGTAGATTTTGTCACTGCCTTATCGGATGGAAATTATCGCTTAAAAAATGTAAGCATTCAGATCTACAATGTGATTAAGGTAAACGGCCCTGAAGGCCTTCGCTTAGGTCTTGGTCTTGAAACTAACAGTGATCTTTCTCATAAGTTTGTTCTGGGTGGCTTTGGCGGTTATGGATTGAATGATGAAAGGTGGAAATATGGTGGATTTTTGGACCTTAAATTATTTCCTCCTAAAAATGTGAAGCTCAGCTTTTTTTATTCTAAAAATTATGAAGAGACAGGCGGTACACGATTTTTCCAGGGCTCGTACTGGGGTAATAATGAAAACTACCGCAACTACACGATCTCCAGCTTCGACTACGTGACCCGCGAGCAGGTATCCTTTACATCACGTATCCGGAAATACCTGAACATGCAGCTGACTGCTTTTGCAGCCCACAAACAAATTCTGAGTGATTACCGGTTTATCGATAATACAAGCAGTGAACCGGTTCAAAGAGATCATTTTGATTTTTCAGGAATGCAGGCTGCGTTCCGGTTTTCGTACAAAGAGCGCATTGTGCAATCACTCGATCGTTATTACTGGATCAATCAGGGGTATCCGGTAATATGGTTCCAGGCAACGCAGGGTTTTAAAGGGTTTTTAAATGGAGATTTCGATTACACTAAGCTAGAATCCAAGTTTGAATATACGTTTCCCACCAGGTCACTTGGCCTGACTTCTATAGCATTGGTGGGTGGCTGGGTAAATAATCCTTTGCCTGCAACTGACCTCTTTACCGGCATATCGAGCTACGAGCCTATTGGCTTATATGCGGGAAACAGTTTTCAAACCATGCGCTCCAACGAATTCCTTGATAGCAAATATGTGGGAGTCTTCCTTCAGCAGGACTTTCAGAAGAACATCATTCGCTGGGGGAAATTCCAGCCCAATCTCGTGTTGATGACCAATATTGGTTGGGGCACATTGCAGCATCCGGAATTGCAGGTAAATGCCACCACTAAATCTATGAACCAGGGGTATTTTGAATCTGGTTTTTTGCTGAATAATTTACTGGCAAAAAAATTCTTCGGTGTTGCGCGCCTGGGCGTTGGCGCCGGAGCATTTTACAGATATGGGCCGTATGCTTTTTCCAATCCTTTAAGCAACCTCGCTGTAAAGGCTACCTGGAATTATAGCTTTAAATAA